A stretch of the Planktothricoides raciborskii GIHE-MW2 genome encodes the following:
- the cysS gene encoding cysteine--tRNA ligase produces MTLYLYNTLTRRQEPFEPLEPPKVRMYCCGVTVYDYCHLGHARSYIAWDTVRRYLIWRGYEVRYVQNFTDIDDKILNRARQEGSTMEEVADRYTQAYFEDMARLNILEADEYPRATHTLDGIKRLIHELEHRGYAYAAGGDVYYKVRKFQDYGQLSGRKLEEMKAGASGRVEDDPEAQKKEDPFDFALWKEAKPGEPAWESPWGSGRPGWHIECSAMVRDRLGETIDIHAGGADLVFPHHENEIAQSQAVTGKPLAKYWMHNGFVTINGEKMSKSLGNFTTIRQLLDEGNVPPMVVRLFVLQAQYRKPIDFTDEAIASATQGWNTLKEALLFANQYGEKLGWDKIEVSAAPLAEFVERFQAAMDDDFNTSSALAVLFEIAKEIRRDRNLLVHEGKTDTAPELLKQRWQTLVTLANVLGLEADADAETTEEQSNGLSDAEIEALIEQRKAARKAKNFAEGDRIRDELQSQGITLIDKPGGVTQWHRN; encoded by the coding sequence ATGACTTTGTATCTTTACAATACCCTGACTCGTCGCCAAGAACCTTTTGAACCCCTGGAACCGCCAAAGGTGCGGATGTATTGCTGTGGTGTCACCGTTTACGATTATTGTCACCTCGGTCATGCGCGATCTTACATTGCTTGGGACACGGTTCGCCGCTATCTGATTTGGCGCGGCTATGAGGTGCGATATGTGCAGAATTTTACCGATATTGACGATAAAATTCTGAATCGGGCTAGACAAGAGGGTTCCACAATGGAGGAAGTGGCCGATCGCTACACTCAAGCCTATTTTGAAGATATGGCCCGGTTGAATATCCTCGAAGCGGACGAATATCCCCGCGCTACTCATACCCTGGACGGGATTAAGCGCTTGATTCACGAGTTAGAACATCGCGGCTATGCTTATGCTGCCGGGGGCGATGTCTATTATAAAGTCCGCAAGTTTCAGGACTATGGTCAGTTGTCGGGTCGCAAGTTAGAAGAGATGAAGGCAGGGGCCAGCGGTCGGGTGGAGGATGACCCGGAGGCCCAAAAGAAAGAAGACCCGTTTGATTTTGCGTTGTGGAAAGAGGCAAAACCGGGCGAACCTGCTTGGGAGTCGCCGTGGGGTTCCGGTCGTCCCGGTTGGCATATCGAATGTTCGGCAATGGTGCGCGATCGCCTGGGAGAAACTATTGATATTCATGCGGGTGGGGCGGATTTGGTATTTCCCCACCATGAAAATGAGATCGCCCAATCCCAAGCGGTGACGGGTAAGCCCTTGGCGAAATATTGGATGCACAATGGGTTTGTGACTATTAATGGGGAAAAAATGTCCAAGTCTTTGGGCAATTTTACCACGATTCGCCAGTTATTAGATGAGGGAAATGTGCCGCCGATGGTGGTGCGATTGTTTGTCCTGCAAGCCCAATATCGCAAGCCGATTGATTTTACCGATGAGGCGATCGCTTCTGCTACCCAAGGGTGGAATACCCTGAAAGAAGCACTATTATTTGCCAATCAATATGGGGAAAAATTAGGCTGGGATAAAATAGAAGTCTCAGCGGCACCTTTAGCCGAATTTGTGGAACGGTTCCAAGCCGCAATGGATGATGATTTTAATACTTCCAGTGCCTTAGCAGTCTTATTTGAAATTGCCAAAGAAATTCGGCGCGATCGCAACCTTTTAGTCCATGAAGGTAAAACCGACACTGCCCCAGAATTGCTCAAACAACGGTGGCAAACCTTAGTTACTTTAGCCAATGTTCTCGGATTAGAAGCGGATGCGGATGCGGAAACCACCGAAGAACAATCTAATGGTCTGAGTGATGCAGAAATTGAAGCCTTAATCGAACAACGAAAAGCAGCCCGAAAAGCGAAAAACTTTGCGGAAGGCGATCGGATTCGTGACGAATTGCAATCCCAAGGAATTACCCTAATTGATAAACCCGGTGGCGTCACTCAATGGCATCGTAATTAA
- a CDS encoding zf-TFIIB domain-containing protein has protein sequence MKCPKDRKVELVDGWLSEDLAVHCCPDCQGNWISLDTYEEWRSQQPQWLRQRGATSTPGEIMVEVSPSDNRAGLCPKCDRYLSRSKVQIKTPFYVERCSACGGFWCDRGEWEALVELALSYNLEQVFSGEWQSLIRSRQYLENARQAIVDKLGPEIAGKIFALAEILEQHPNGDFGVAYLMRRLDKPQ, from the coding sequence ATGAAATGTCCAAAAGATAGAAAAGTTGAGTTGGTAGACGGCTGGTTAAGTGAGGATTTAGCGGTTCATTGTTGTCCAGACTGTCAGGGAAATTGGATTTCCCTGGATACTTATGAGGAATGGCGCAGCCAACAACCCCAATGGTTACGACAACGGGGCGCTACCTCGACTCCAGGGGAGATTATGGTGGAAGTCTCACCCTCCGATAACCGTGCGGGTTTGTGTCCTAAGTGCGATCGCTATCTGTCTCGGAGCAAAGTTCAGATCAAAACTCCCTTTTATGTGGAACGTTGTTCCGCTTGCGGCGGCTTTTGGTGCGATCGCGGCGAATGGGAAGCTTTGGTAGAATTAGCCCTCAGCTATAACCTAGAACAAGTATTTTCTGGGGAATGGCAATCCCTGATTCGCTCCAGACAATATCTGGAAAATGCGCGTCAGGCGATCGTTGATAAACTCGGTCCAGAAATCGCCGGAAAAATTTTTGCCCTCGCAGAAATCTTAGAACAACATCCCAACGGGGATTTTGGCGTCGCTTATTTAATGCGTCGCTTGGATAAACCGCAGTAA
- a CDS encoding CHAT domain-containing tetratricopeptide repeat protein has product MDEQRLNAYIQLIEAILGCPSGEEMDILQANPELVDAGLVQVMRAEAEIKMELGELKAADRLLNVGIKIVTANYSLPTLRKAEADALLQQGFQQYQHSEYSQAWESLQQSLALYEAIGDKANIALCWGQLGCIERDRGNWDEAERLYQQYLALSTELGDRSGMATSWGLLGYIQNVRGNWDEAERLYQQYLALSTELGDRSGMATSWGQLGDIQNVRGNWDEAERLYQQSLALRTELGDRKGMATSWGVLGDIQRNRGNWDEAERLFQQCLAIETELGDRSGMATSWGQLGDIQRNRGNWDEAERLYQQSLALRTELGDRAGMASSWGQLGDIQRNRGNWDEAERLYQQSLALRTELGDRSGMAAVWGVLGDIQRFRGNWDEAERLYQQSLALSTELGDKSGMATSWGVLGDIQRCRGNWDEAERLFQQSLALRTELGDKSGMATTWGSLGDIQRNRGNWDEAERLYQQSLALSTELGDKSGMASSWGLLGDIQRNRGNWDEAERLFQQSLALRTELGDRSGMAESWGLLGDIQRNRGNWDEAERLYQQSLALRTELGYKSGMGDVYNELAFVHQHSNKISEAFAAWRAGLAACPPNRFPVEALDIGSRLGNAAFDIKDWQTAIEGYEAAITAVETSCTFAASNQEKQKRRTAQIGVYEKLVQACINSGDIGRALASVERSKSRNLIELLANRDIYPKGDIPPEILTQLDTLRREVTAKQQLLETLDRPTTTNSPSDTLGGDSRGSSSGGLTPDAIETIRQEYQKAEQKLNKLLDIIKTYDPTFSLTQRVEPIKFSEIQGLLDEHTALIEWYCTRERIYAFVVLGGVKERNFLLKNIKMLLFKLSTLFNFPQKEDSEPPFLRGAGGISVWISTPEAYTQLQELRQTYLDTYAQKKSHWEEQFNHYLHRLADILHISELIAPLTDKYRQLILVPYRDLHLFPLHILPLDNLPPDNGSNPQYLADKFADGVKYAPSCQFLQKVSRRNRKDISDNTSNNTSPRFFAIQNPTEDLEYADLEVQAISPAFQPHARILPKKAASKAALKETATAQDFQGAEYIHFAGHGAFNFVSPLLSPLVLAGAVVKREDGQTESLPRENHPEPKPEPELTGNSRYIPWRKGKTLDLTLCYTLGELFQLDLPSCRLVILSACETGLVDFSPELEEYISLGLGFLYAGAPNVICSLWAVNDLSTAILMVKLYEEMQIQPSITLALKAAQQWMRTVTKQELINWLNPSESQENAPIKQKLRENVHLGFKPSHYQPYQHPKHWGAFCAIGV; this is encoded by the coding sequence ATGGACGAACAACGACTCAACGCCTATATCCAACTGATTGAAGCAATCCTCGGCTGTCCCAGTGGCGAGGAAATGGACATCCTACAAGCCAACCCCGAACTCGTTGATGCGGGGTTGGTGCAGGTGATGCGTGCAGAAGCGGAAATAAAGATGGAATTGGGGGAACTGAAAGCCGCCGACAGGTTACTGAATGTAGGGATTAAAATAGTAACCGCTAACTATTCTCTCCCCACCCTACGAAAAGCAGAAGCAGATGCTCTATTGCAGCAGGGTTTTCAACAGTATCAACATTCTGAATATTCCCAAGCCTGGGAATCTTTGCAACAGTCTCTCGCATTGTATGAAGCAATCGGGGATAAGGCTAACATCGCTTTATGTTGGGGACAGTTAGGTTGTATTGAGCGCGATCGCGGCAACTGGGATGAGGCGGAGCGTCTGTATCAGCAATATTTGGCATTGAGTACCGAATTGGGCGATCGCTCCGGTATGGCAACCTCTTGGGGACTGTTGGGATATATCCAGAACGTTCGCGGCAACTGGGATGAGGCGGAGCGTCTGTATCAGCAATATTTGGCATTGAGTACCGAATTGGGCGATCGCTCCGGTATGGCAACCTCTTGGGGACAGTTGGGAGATATCCAGAACGTTCGCGGCAACTGGGATGAGGCGGAGCGTCTGTATCAGCAATCTTTGGCATTGAGAACCGAATTGGGCGATCGCAAAGGTATGGCAACCTCTTGGGGAGTCTTGGGAGATATCCAGCGAAATCGCGGCAACTGGGATGAGGCGGAGCGTCTGTTTCAGCAATGTTTGGCAATTGAAACCGAATTGGGCGATCGCTCCGGTATGGCAACCTCTTGGGGACAGTTGGGAGATATCCAGCGAAATCGCGGCAACTGGGATGAGGCGGAGCGTCTGTATCAGCAATCTTTGGCATTGAGAACCGAATTGGGCGATCGCGCGGGGATGGCATCCTCTTGGGGACAGTTGGGAGATATCCAGCGAAATCGCGGCAACTGGGATGAGGCGGAGCGTCTGTATCAGCAATCTTTGGCTTTGAGAACCGAATTGGGCGATCGCTCCGGGATGGCAGCCGTTTGGGGAGTGTTGGGAGATATCCAGCGATTTCGCGGCAACTGGGATGAGGCGGAGCGTCTGTATCAGCAATCTTTGGCATTGAGTACCGAATTGGGCGATAAGTCTGGTATGGCAACCTCTTGGGGAGTCTTGGGAGATATCCAGCGATGTCGCGGCAACTGGGATGAGGCGGAGCGTCTGTTTCAGCAATCTTTGGCATTGAGAACCGAATTGGGCGATAAGTCTGGTATGGCAACCACTTGGGGAAGTTTGGGAGATATCCAGCGAAATCGCGGCAACTGGGATGAGGCGGAGCGTCTGTATCAGCAATCTTTGGCATTGAGTACCGAATTGGGGGATAAGTCTGGGATGGCAAGCTCTTGGGGACTGTTGGGAGATATCCAGCGAAATCGCGGCAACTGGGATGAGGCGGAGCGTCTGTTTCAGCAATCTTTGGCATTGAGAACCGAATTGGGCGATCGCTCCGGTATGGCAGAATCTTGGGGACTGTTGGGAGATATCCAGCGAAATCGCGGCAACTGGGATGAGGCGGAGCGTCTGTATCAGCAATCTTTGGCATTGAGAACCGAATTGGGCTATAAATCCGGTATGGGCGATGTTTATAATGAGCTTGCCTTTGTCCATCAACATTCAAACAAAATCTCCGAAGCCTTCGCCGCCTGGAGAGCAGGTTTAGCCGCTTGTCCCCCAAACCGATTCCCTGTAGAAGCCTTGGATATCGGTAGCAGATTAGGCAATGCTGCCTTTGACATTAAAGACTGGCAAACCGCCATTGAAGGATACGAAGCAGCCATCACCGCCGTAGAAACCAGTTGCACTTTCGCCGCATCCAACCAGGAAAAACAAAAACGCCGCACCGCTCAAATCGGGGTTTATGAGAAACTGGTACAAGCCTGCATCAATAGCGGCGATATCGGTAGAGCCCTCGCCAGTGTGGAACGCAGCAAATCCCGCAACCTCATCGAACTTCTCGCCAACCGCGATATCTATCCCAAAGGCGATATTCCCCCAGAAATCCTCACCCAACTGGATACCCTGCGTCGGGAAGTCACTGCCAAACAGCAATTGTTAGAAACTTTGGATCGTCCCACCACAACCAACAGCCCCTCAGATACATTGGGTGGAGACTCACGAGGCAGCAGCAGTGGTGGTTTGACTCCTGATGCCATTGAGACGATTCGCCAAGAATATCAAAAGGCAGAACAAAAGTTAAACAAACTCCTGGATATCATCAAAACCTATGACCCCACTTTTTCCCTGACGCAGCGAGTGGAACCCATCAAATTTTCTGAAATTCAGGGTTTACTGGACGAACATACTGCCCTAATTGAGTGGTATTGTACCCGCGAGCGGATTTATGCCTTTGTGGTGTTAGGTGGAGTTAAAGAAAGAAACTTTCTTCTGAAGAATATTAAGATGCTGTTGTTTAAGTTATCTACTCTATTTAACTTCCCGCAAAAAGAAGACTCAGAACCCCCCTTTTTAAGGGGGGCAGGGGGGATCTCAGTGTGGATTTCCACCCCAGAAGCCTATACCCAATTACAAGAACTCCGCCAAACTTATCTCGACACCTATGCCCAGAAAAAATCCCACTGGGAAGAGCAATTTAATCACTACCTGCATCGTCTCGCGGATATCCTGCATATATCAGAACTGATTGCCCCCCTGACGGACAAATATCGTCAACTGATTTTAGTGCCCTATCGGGACTTGCACCTATTTCCCCTGCATATTTTACCCCTGGACAACTTACCCCCGGACAACGGCAGCAACCCGCAATATTTAGCCGATAAATTTGCCGATGGGGTAAAATATGCCCCCAGTTGTCAATTTTTGCAAAAAGTATCCCGCCGCAACCGCAAGGATATTAGTGACAATACCAGCAACAATACCAGTCCCCGGTTTTTTGCCATCCAAAATCCCACAGAAGATTTAGAATATGCGGACCTAGAAGTTCAGGCAATTTCTCCCGCTTTCCAACCCCATGCCCGGATTTTACCCAAGAAAGCAGCCAGCAAAGCTGCCCTCAAAGAAACCGCCACTGCCCAAGATTTTCAGGGGGCGGAATATATCCATTTCGCCGGACATGGGGCGTTTAACTTTGTTAGTCCGTTACTATCTCCTTTAGTCCTAGCGGGGGCAGTGGTAAAACGTGAGGACGGACAAACCGAATCATTACCCCGCGAAAATCACCCCGAACCAAAACCCGAACCAGAATTAACCGGGAATAGTCGATATATTCCCTGGCGCAAAGGTAAAACCCTGGATTTAACCTTATGTTACACATTAGGGGAATTATTCCAGCTTGATTTACCCTCCTGTCGCTTAGTGATTCTCTCCGCTTGCGAAACCGGGTTGGTGGACTTTTCCCCAGAGTTAGAAGAATACATTAGTTTAGGACTGGGTTTCCTCTATGCGGGAGCCCCCAACGTGATTTGCAGCCTCTGGGCGGTGAATGACTTATCCACGGCGATTTTAATGGTAAAATTATATGAGGAAATGCAGATTCAGCCTTCTATTACCCTGGCCTTAAAAGCCGCCCAACAGTGGATGCGAACTGTCACCAAACAGGAGTTAATTAATTGGTTAAATCCCTCCGAGTCGCAGGAGAATGCCCCGATTAAACAAAAGCTGCGGGAAAATGTCCATTTAGGTTTCAAACCGTCCCACTATCAACCCTACCAACACCCTAAACATTGGGGGGCTTTTTGTGCCATTGGCGTTTAA
- the patD gene encoding heterocyst frequency control protein PatD, with protein MSEIHYPQYLSFQQSLEEIHNTIAQFNSQSELNQTALLAALSQVQELFKQEILTINLDELPKERISLVQSYRTEMHKHLSLLTTDVMFFQTARQPTTKQQRLAQISDRLGILIRYCDVLLE; from the coding sequence ATGTCAGAGATTCATTACCCGCAATATCTAAGCTTTCAACAATCTCTCGAAGAAATCCATAACACGATCGCTCAGTTCAACTCTCAGTCTGAGTTAAATCAAACTGCCTTGTTAGCGGCACTATCCCAAGTCCAAGAATTATTTAAGCAAGAAATTCTCACCATAAACTTGGATGAATTGCCCAAGGAACGCATCTCTTTAGTCCAGTCATATCGGACAGAAATGCACAAGCATCTGAGTTTGTTGACCACCGATGTCATGTTTTTCCAAACCGCTCGACAACCCACTACCAAGCAACAACGTTTGGCACAAATTAGCGATCGCCTAGGGATTTTGATTCGTTACTGTGATGTCCTTTTAGAATAA
- a CDS encoding ABC transporter ATP-binding protein has product MPNVLFSVENLRIAYPQDEEEKSLRWAVNGVSFQIAPGERLGLVGESGCGKSTLGRAAMRLLPSGSQVQGGIKFAGKSVFDLSPDDLRRFRGEEIALIFQDPMTRLDPLMTIGEHCVETLMAHKPTLTKQEAENIAKKTLETVKIPPGRWSQYPHEFSGGMRQRVAIALALLLQPKMIVADEPTTSLDVTVSAEILQELTRLCAELDLGLLLISHDLAMVGEYCDRIAVMYQGELVEIGNTQDVLANPQHPYTQSLLKAALHIQAVKPNNAQITADNADNIIPEKDANVNNNNIENIDKVESYPLLKLTDLQQHYTLESNFIQRWLFSQPGQKIKAVDGISLELYPGEILGLVGESGCGKSTLSRTILHLVRPTGGKVEFLGHDLTKLSPNSIRQQRRNMQMVFQDPHACLNPMMTVGQSIADPLLIHKLAKPTEAKQQVEQMLARVGLDPGIFYDRYPGELSGGQQQRVAIARALITRPQLVICDEPVSMLDASVQTQVLELMLDLKKEFDLTYLFITHDLWVARFFCDRIAVMNSGKIVEIGITHDIFTNPQHPYTKTLLNAAPLLART; this is encoded by the coding sequence ATGCCAAATGTTTTGTTTTCTGTAGAAAATCTGCGTATTGCTTACCCCCAAGATGAGGAGGAGAAATCTCTGAGGTGGGCTGTGAATGGGGTGTCATTCCAAATTGCCCCAGGAGAACGCTTGGGACTGGTGGGTGAGTCGGGCTGCGGCAAGTCCACTTTGGGACGGGCGGCGATGCGCTTGTTGCCCTCTGGGAGCCAAGTTCAGGGGGGGATTAAGTTTGCCGGAAAATCGGTGTTTGATTTGTCACCAGATGACCTGAGACGCTTTCGCGGTGAAGAAATTGCCTTGATTTTTCAAGACCCGATGACTCGCTTAGATCCCCTGATGACCATTGGCGAACATTGTGTTGAGACTTTAATGGCCCATAAGCCTACCCTGACGAAGCAGGAAGCGGAGAATATTGCGAAGAAAACTTTGGAAACGGTGAAAATTCCCCCAGGGAGATGGTCTCAATATCCCCATGAGTTTAGTGGGGGGATGCGGCAACGGGTGGCGATCGCCCTTGCCCTTTTACTCCAGCCCAAAATGATTGTCGCCGATGAACCGACCACCAGTTTAGATGTCACCGTATCGGCGGAAATTTTGCAGGAACTTACCCGACTTTGTGCCGAATTGGATTTAGGACTATTGTTGATTTCTCACGATTTAGCAATGGTGGGAGAATATTGCGATCGCATTGCGGTGATGTATCAGGGCGAATTAGTAGAAATTGGCAATACCCAAGATGTGTTAGCAAATCCCCAACATCCCTATACCCAATCCCTATTAAAAGCGGCGTTACATATTCAAGCGGTTAAGCCAAATAACGCTCAGATTACCGCCGATAATGCCGATAATATTATACCAGAAAAAGATGCTAATGTCAATAATAATAATATAGAAAATATAGATAAAGTAGAGTCATATCCGCTGCTGAAATTAACGGATTTACAACAACATTATACTTTAGAAAGTAATTTTATTCAACGGTGGTTATTTTCCCAACCGGGACAAAAAATTAAAGCGGTAGATGGAATCAGTTTAGAACTGTATCCGGGGGAAATTTTAGGCTTAGTTGGTGAGTCCGGTTGTGGCAAAAGTACCCTCTCCCGGACTATTTTACACTTAGTCCGACCCACCGGGGGAAAAGTGGAGTTTCTTGGCCATGATTTAACCAAACTTTCGCCGAATTCTATTCGACAACAACGGCGAAATATGCAAATGGTATTTCAAGACCCCCATGCTTGTTTAAATCCGATGATGACCGTGGGGCAAAGTATTGCCGATCCGTTGTTAATTCATAAATTAGCCAAGCCCACGGAAGCGAAACAACAAGTTGAGCAAATGTTAGCCAGAGTGGGGTTAGATCCAGGGATATTTTACGATCGCTATCCAGGAGAATTGTCCGGGGGACAACAGCAGCGAGTGGCGATCGCTAGAGCCCTAATTACGCGACCCCAATTAGTAATTTGTGATGAGCCGGTGAGTATGCTGGATGCTAGTGTCCAAACCCAAGTATTAGAGTTAATGTTGGACTTGAAAAAAGAGTTTGATTTAACCTATTTATTTATTACCCATGATTTGTGGGTAGCACGATTTTTCTGCGATCGCATTGCCGTAATGAACTCAGGCAAAATTGTGGAAATTGGCATCACTCACGATATTTTTACCAACCCCCAACATCCCTATACCAAAACTTTATTAAACGCTGCCCCATTACTGGCGCGTACTTAG
- a CDS encoding AI-2E family transporter, with product MSTQRITISVTNLLLVLATAFLLVLLWQLRSLLITVMISVVLAASISPAIEWAEKRHIPRWLAAILTYLLLIGGLTGVMLLIGPTVFDQIELIISQLPLYLETLQDIAEQLVSRLSDNSSELVSEYFNTQAITGWVFRSSQQVIIRSYSITRGIIGAIFTLILCLFISGYMLADSQTLIKSLVQLFPAPWNDRLEAQVHTVTTRMGGYIRGRFLVSAILGIATAAGLSFLGLADFALGLGAIAGVTNLIPFIGPILGSVPALIVAIVKGSWVFLWVLILFVIIQNIETYVLDPLLVGSSVGIHPLYQLLAVLGGVQLLGIFGAILIPPWFAGTAALVENLYLKPKLEAEKKLAKELAQE from the coding sequence ATGTCCACCCAACGTATTACAATTTCGGTTACTAACTTACTCCTGGTATTAGCTACAGCATTTCTATTAGTTTTACTCTGGCAACTGCGGAGTTTACTCATTACTGTGATGATTTCTGTTGTCCTTGCCGCATCAATTTCTCCTGCTATTGAATGGGCAGAAAAACGCCACATTCCCCGGTGGTTAGCCGCTATTTTAACCTATTTGCTTTTGATTGGCGGTTTGACTGGAGTTATGCTATTAATTGGCCCAACAGTTTTTGACCAAATTGAACTGATTATTAGTCAGTTACCTCTTTATTTAGAAACCTTACAAGATATTGCCGAACAGTTAGTTAGCCGACTGAGTGATAATAGTTCCGAGTTGGTCAGTGAATATTTTAATACTCAAGCCATCACCGGCTGGGTATTTCGTTCTAGTCAACAAGTGATTATCCGTTCTTATAGCATTACACGAGGAATTATTGGGGCAATTTTTACCCTAATATTATGTTTGTTTATTTCCGGCTATATGTTAGCGGATAGCCAGACATTAATTAAAAGTTTGGTGCAGTTATTTCCTGCCCCGTGGAATGATCGCCTAGAAGCCCAAGTTCATACGGTGACTACCCGGATGGGGGGTTATATTCGGGGACGTTTTTTGGTTTCCGCTATTTTAGGAATTGCCACTGCTGCCGGGTTATCTTTTTTAGGATTAGCAGATTTTGCCCTAGGTTTAGGGGCGATCGCTGGGGTGACGAATTTAATCCCCTTTATTGGCCCTATTCTTGGCTCTGTCCCCGCTTTAATTGTGGCGATCGTCAAAGGGAGTTGGGTCTTTCTCTGGGTTTTAATCCTGTTTGTGATTATTCAAAATATTGAAACCTATGTGTTAGACCCATTATTAGTAGGGAGTTCCGTTGGTATTCATCCTTTATATCAGTTATTAGCGGTATTAGGAGGAGTTCAACTATTGGGAATATTCGGGGCAATTTTAATTCCACCCTGGTTTGCCGGAACCGCTGCCTTAGTCGAAAATCTCTATCTCAAACCAAAGTTAGAAGCGGAGAAAAAATTGGCCAAAGAATTGGCACAAGAATAA